In Pseudonocardia sp. DSM 110487, the sequence ACAACGGCCACTACTTCTCCGCCGGCTGACAGCTCAGGTGTACCGGCCAAGTCTCACGTACGACGAGGAGCAACCATGACCACGTTCGCCGCGCACCGCGACACCTTGGAATCCTTCGTCGACTGCATCCACGGCGGCGCGGACAAAGAAACCCTCAGCCGTTTGCTCGCCGAGAACGTGGTGCTGTACAGCCCGCTCGGCAGTGAGCCGATCACCGGCCGCGAGGTCGTCGTGGAGACCATACAGACCGTCAACAGGCTGTCGGTCGACGACACCTATGAGGAGGTCCTCAGCGGCGAGGCCCACCACGCCGCATTCTTCCGGCTGCAAATCGAGGACGCCGCGGTCAACGGAGTATTTTCCGTCCTGCTCGACGCGGATGGCAAGATCGCCGAGGTGACCATTTTCTGGCGCCCGCTGCCGTCCGGCGTCGAGTTGCAGCGGCGCCTTGCGCATGTCCTCGGCATGCAGCCCTGGGAACTGCGCACGAACGGGGAGTGACGACGAAGGCCGTGCGCTCACTCGCGCGCACCTGGGCTGGGGAACTGAAGGGCCGCGGTATCCGGGTGAATGTCATCAGCCCCGGCTCGATCGAGACCGCGGCCATGAGCACCGTCGCGCCCGAATTCCGGGAGCAGCTCATTTCCGCCATCCCCCTAGGACGGCTGGGGACCAGTGAGGAGATCGCGGCCGCCGCGCTGTTCTTCGCCTCCGCGGACGCCAGCTTCATCACCGGCGCCAACCTGGTCGTCGACGGCGGGTCCGGCCAGGTCTGAGGCTCAATGGTTGGGCAGTCGACCCACCGAAAGTGAGCACCCGTCCATGAGCAGCATAAGCTTCATCGGCCTCGGAGGCATGACCCGCGCCATAGCCGCCCGCGCGGTTGAGGGCGGCAACGACGTCCCTACGACCTGAGTCGTTCAGGACCCTCCTAGCACTAGAGCTCGACTTCGTGATCTTGCTGGTCGAGGCCCGGGAACGTGGACTGCCACCGCGCAACGGGCGTTTCGGCACTGTTGCCGGTCCCGTTCGGCGGTGGCCGCGGCCATGATCCGCAGTACCGGTTGCTCATGGCTGTGCCGGCAGCCATGAGCACCCGCTACTCGCGATCTTCCCGTGCATGATCCGGAGTTTCGGGTGCTCATGGTTGTGGGGGCAGCCGTGGACAACCGGTAGTTCGGATCATGCCCGCGGCCGGTCGAGCGGCCGGGGTGGCGCGATCGTGTCGGTCCGTCGGGTCGGGCGGCTGCCGGTGGGCGCGCCGTTCCCGGCCCGGGCCGCCCGGCGCCCGCCCCGTGATCCGGGCCTCGCGCGTGTTCCCGCCGGTTCACCTCGACCCCGTCGCCGTGCGGGGTGGCTGGGTTGGGTGCACTACCGGACCCTGGGGTTGCGTGGGCGGCCGTCCCCGACTGGGGGGCACGCCCGTTCTCGACGAGACCACCGCGGGTTGGGTGCCACGCAACTGGCTGTGGTCCCGACCCTCCACACCCCAGCCCCCTCTCCCGGATGATCGAGGCGAAACCACCCCGGGGGCAGGGCCGCGGCAGTTCCATGATCAGCAGGAATGGGGCACCAGCCGCACGGGGTGCCGCGCAGGTCCCGATCCCGCTGATCACGCCCCAGACTCCCGGGGCGGCCAGAGGCGCGAACGGGACCACAGCCAGTCAAGTGGCACCCAAGCCGCGGTGGTCTCGTCCGGGACGGGCGTGCCCCCGCGTCGGGGACGGCCGCCCACGCCACCCCAGGGTCCGGTAGTGCGCCCAACCCCGGCCACCCCCATGAGGCGACGCCGTCGAGGTGACCGGTGGGAACACAACGGCGGCCGGGGCTGGTGGGGTGAGCGCCGGGTGGCCCGGGCCGGGTACGGCGCGCCCACGAAAGACCCGGCACCCGACCGCACCCCCCGGGGGCGCGTTCCGCGGAACGCACCGCGGCCCAGGCGGTGATCAGCGGCTCGGCGCGAAACCCGACGCCCCACGTCGGGAAAGGCGCCAAGCTGACGATCACGGCCCTCGCCGGCCCAGCCGGCTGTAGTACTAAACGCCCAGCCAGGTCAGCACCGCCATCACGCGGCGGTGGTCGTCGCTTGACGGGGGCAGGCCCAGTTTCGTGAAGATCGACGAGATGTGCTTCTCCACGGCGCCCTGGCTGATCACGAGGCTGCGGCCGATGGCGGTGTTGGTGCGCCCCTCCGCCATCAGCCCCATCACCTCGCGTTCCCGCGGGGAGAGCTCCGCGAGTGGGTCGCGGCGCCGGCGGTGCGCGAACAGCGCCGAGACGACCTCGGGGTCGAGCACGGTGCCGCCGTCGACCACCCGCTGCAGGGCGTCGGACAGGTCGGCGAGCTTCGACACCCGGT encodes:
- a CDS encoding response regulator transcription factor, which encodes MRVVLAEDSLLLREGLVRLLDEAGATVVAAVGDGDALVSAVQEHKPDVAVVDVRMPPTFTDEGLRAALEVRRTVPGTAILVLSQYVEESYASDLLTAGGGVGYLLKDRVSKLADLSDALQRVVDGGTVLDPEVVSALFAHRRRRDPLAELSPREREVMGLMAEGRTNTAIGRSLVISQGAVEKHISSIFTKLGLPPSSDDHRRVMAVLTWLGV
- a CDS encoding SDR family oxidoreductase → MTTKAVRSLARTWAGELKGRGIRVNVISPGSIETAAMSTVAPEFREQLISAIPLGRLGTSEEIAAAALFFASADASFITGANLVVDGGSGQV